From the Xyrauchen texanus isolate HMW12.3.18 chromosome 37, RBS_HiC_50CHRs, whole genome shotgun sequence genome, one window contains:
- the b3galt4 gene encoding beta-1,3-galactosyltransferase 9, translated as MAGYSLRSCKGHMGKRGSRLGFFHNLCITVFCGSLLALLFFDVIELWVTSLGMSRDEGPHGELLPQRIPPTHSEEYLLMPSTRVCQRAKPYLITFVTTSPANRKARQAIRDTWGGEIKVRGQRVMTLFMVGQPLDLVLSKELVEESKEHGDLIQGRFIDSYGNLTLKTLSMLGWARRFCPQVHYLAKVDDDVMFNPSALLQYLDLKFEMEKNDLVDLYLGRVHMRVTPNRSPDSKHYMSETAYTGMVFPDYCSGTAYVLSRPALLKLSLAAVAVPLPKPLPPEDVFVGICAHAAGIMPTHSPLFSGGPAVPYSRCCYQTMVSVHHTKPQDMVRYWTEIHSTAPCSWLGVRTSLGVCKVRALLGMLLGKD; from the coding sequence ATGGCAGGGTACAGTTTGAGGTCCTGTAAGGGTCATATGGGGAAACGAGGAAGCCGTTTAGGGTTTTTCCATAATCTCTGCATTACAGTCTTCTGTGGATCCCTGCTTGCCTTGCTCTTCTTTGATGTAATTGAATTGTGGGTAACATCACTTGGCATGAGCAGAGATGAAGGTCCTCATGGAGAGCTCCTTCCTCAGAGGATCCCTCCAACCCATTCCGAGGAGTACCTACTTATGCCCAGCACCCGGGTATGCCAACGTGCCAAACCTTACCTCATCACTTTTGTGACAACTAGTCCTGCCAACAGAAAAGCTCGCCAGGCCATCCGGGACACCTGGGGTGGTGAGATAAAAGTGAGGGGCCAGCGAGTCATGACCCTCTTTATGGTAGGTCAGCCATTGGACCTGGTTCTCAGCAAAGAACTGGTCGAAGAGTCCAAGGAGCATGGGGATCTGATACAAGGTCGCTTCATTGACTCCTATGGCAACTTGACCCTGAAAACTCTCTCGATGTTAGGCTGGGCTCGCCGTTTCTGTCCACAAGTACACTATCTGGCTAAAGTAGATGACGATGTAATGTTCAACCCTAGCGCGCTTCTCCAATATCTCGACCTCAaatttgaaatggaaaaaaacGATCTCGTAGACCTTTATCTGGGCCGGGTTCACATGCGGGTCACACCAAATCGCAGTCCGGACAGCAAGCACTACATGTCGGAAACCGCGTACACTGGCATGGTTTTTCCTGATTATTGCAGCGGGACGGCATATGTGCTTTCTCGGCCTGCGTTGCTGAAACTGTCGCTAGCAGCTGTAGCCGTACCCTTACCCAAACCGTTGCCCCCTGAGGATGTGTTTGTGGGTATATGTGCCCATGCAGCGGGCATTATGCCCACCCACTCTCCACTCTTCTCTGGAGGACCCGCTGTACCATACAGTCGTTGTTGCTACCAGACTATGGTGTCTGTGCACCATACCAAGCCACAGGACATGGTTCGTTACTGGACGGAGATTCACTCCACAGCCCCTTGTTCGTGGTTGGGTGTGCGGACTTCGCTTGGTGTTTGTAAAGTACGAGCACTTCTTGGGATGCTGTTGGGGAAAGACTGA